A stretch of the Phaeodactylum tricornutum CCAP 1055/1 chromosome 15, whole genome shotgun sequence genome encodes the following:
- the clpP gene encoding predicted protein (Homologous to the clpP gene in the chloroplast genome of C. reinhardtii), producing MRGSNRATITMMPIGVPKVAYRVPGSQSADWVDIYNRLYRERIIFLGAEIDDELANQVIGVMLYLDSEDSSKPIYLYINSPGGSVISGLAIFDAMQHIKSEVITINLGLAASMGSFILGAGSKGKRLALPSSRTMIHQPMGGAQGQAEDIKVEAAQIMRIRDNLVKSYSMMTGQTQDRIIQDLDRDNFMSAQEAMEYGLVDRVLDYNKNTDSQL from the exons ATGCGTGGATCCAACCGAGCTACGATTACCATGATGCCGATTGGTGTACCGAAAGTTGCCTATCGAGTTCCGGGAAGCCAATCGGCCGATTG GGTCGATATCTACAATCGCTTGTACCGCGAGCGCATTATCTTTCTGGGAGCCGAGATTGACGACGAGCTCGCGAATCAAGTCATTGGCGTCATGCTTTATTTGGATTCTGAAGACTCTTCCAAGCCAATTTATTTGTACATTAACAGTCCTGGTGGCTCCGTTATCTCCGGATTAGCTATTTTCGACGCCATGCAGCACATCAAGTCGGAAGTGATTACGATCAACTTGGGATTGGCTGCTAGTATGGGCTCCTTCATTCTGGGGGCCGGTAGCAAGGGCAAGCGCTTAGCACTGCCTTCTTCTCGCACCATGATCCATCAGCCCATGGGCGGTGCCCAGGGACAAGCAGAAGACATCAAGGTTGAGGCGGCGCAGATCATGCGCATTCGCGACAACCTCGTCAAATCGTACTCAATGATGACCGGACAAACGCAAGATCGTATTATTCAAGATTTGGACCGAGACAACTTTATGAGTGCACAAGAAGCCATGGAATACGGTTTGGTGGATCGCGTTTTGGATTATAACAAGAATACGGACTCACAGTTGTAA